The following is a genomic window from Candidatus Xiphinematobacter sp. Idaho Grape.
CAGGCGCAATACGAATCCTGATAGCATCAGGAATTTAGTTCAGTTCTTCACTCCTAGCAGAGAGCAGGCGAGAGGCTACATAGCTGGCACCCTTCCTCAGGGAGAACCCAACCCCACTCGCAGTACTATTCTCCCCTGAAGCCATAGTCATGTTATTCCCTTCGAAGTAGAGCATCAATGCTACCCTAGATACTCTACATAAAGGTTTATATAGACTATAAAGAACACTGGCGGATCTGCCCTTAGGGCCGGAGGTTATTTTCCCATTTAGTAGCAGATTAAATTCTCAGTGTGTCACACTCTACACTAGGAAGTGCCTTCGGAAAGAATACACATATGCTGGACAGAACTTAGCCATCCATCTAGATCCTCTTTCCATCAGTGATGGTACTGGGATCCACTTGCTAAGCTAATACGATCACCTGGTTCTAGGTACTAGCACAGGGGGTATAGCCTTTTTGCAGGAGAGTTGCAAACGTTTCTTCTGAAAGGTTAAGTGCTAATGAAGTCTGCCTGCCCCCATGCATGGGGCGTACAGGCAGTTTTTTGGAAGTAAGACGAGAAAATCCTGCAGGAAGCATGCTCTGGTGTAGGACTGCACCGCACTGGGCATGGCCACAATCCATCCAAGAGACAACTTTTGGTAAACCCCCCATCAGCATTAAGTTTAGGGTGTCAGCTCTTCATAATTTATGGTGAAAACTATGCCTCATTTATGATTCCCGTCGATGGGGGCTATTGGTTATTTTCTCGCAGCTTCCTCTCCTATTTATTAGGATGCGTTTTATGCACATTCATCTCAGTCCTCGGCATCTAGTTCTAACTGCCGCTATTCATTCGTATGTAGCAAACAAAATTTCTCACTTAGAAGAGATGACAGAGCAGATCCTAGCAGCTCATGTGGTTCTTCTCCATGATGAGACACGAACGAAAAAATATGTAATTAAGGTTCACCTAGCAATTCCAGGTCCAGACATTTACGCAGAAGATGCTGAGGACGACCTTTATGCTGCTATCGATAAGGTCTCCACAAAGCTAGCAAGGCTTTTGCGTAAGCGTAAGACAAAAATCCAAGAACGGAAGAAGCACATTTCACAACTTGCAAAGGAGAGCAGTAAACGTGGATATGGAAGACGGTAGAGTAATGACAGCTCTTTAGAAGTGGGTATCAGCCAAAAGTTTTCAGGTGACCTTGCAGTTCATACTTCGTCCTCTAACTGGAGAGGGAGGATGGCACGAGTATAACCACAACAGCTTCGCCAAGGTTAGCCTGCAGATTTTCTTTTCAAGTCTTCAGCGCGAGGAATCTGCTGATGATCACGGTCTCGTTATGGCGGTCCGTACTTGCTGAGAAGTAGCTCGCAGCAGAGATTACCTTCCGGGATTACTTTGTTGCTTTCCCTATAGAAATCTCTTGAATGAAAGGGCTTGGACGTATTCGCAGGGTGACTACCAATGGAGAATTTTGTACTCTGGCATTTACTATACTGGATGCCTGGTTTCCTTGACTCTCTGTGGTGGAAGGGGTTGCTTTTACCTCTTCCCCTCTCCCAGAGAAAAGACGGCAGTATTCTACTTCTACTGCATCGTGCTAGATGAAGACAAAAAACAAATATTCTGCCTAAAATGAAGGGAACACGAGAGTTTGTTGCAGACCAAAGGGCAGACCTCAACAAGTCAGAGGTCTATTCAGACTATAGATCTAATAGGTTTTTGCTTCTTCCAAGAATCTAAACCATGGGAAGTAAAAAGTGAAAAGTAGGAGCTGAAGTCATGGCTGACACAATGCCCATTATCCAACAGAAGGCAGCCTCTGCTGCAGAAACTCCCGTTAAATTGGAAACGCTGAGAGAACAAATTGATGCAGTAGATGCACAGATTTTATCACTTTTAAACAAACGTGTGACTATGGTTCGCAGGATAGGAGAGCTAAAGCAGCAGGAAGGTCTTCCCATCTACGCTCCCGATAGGGAGGAGAAATTGCTTCGCCACTTAGTAGAAAAAAACAATAGCGCTTTATCTGCAGCATCGGTTCATGCTATCTATCGGGAGATTATCTCTGCCTGCCGCGCCCTGGAAAAGGAGGTAGTGGTGGCCTGTTTAGGACTTGCAGCTGGAATAACTCATCAGGCGGCCTGTCGTCGTTTTGGTTCTACTGTGCAATATGCCTTTTGTCAGGAAGCTGCGGAGGTGTTCAGACGAGTTACTAAAAATGAAGCGGATTGTGGAGTAATCCCTATCGCTACTGGTACTACTGAAGTAAGAAGTTCAGTAGCAGCACAACTATTAAGTGACTTAGCAAGGACTGAGCTAAGCATATGTGCCGAAATCTCACTAGATTCTAGGAATGGGGGGAGTGATCGGTTTTTAGTCCTCAATCGCGTTCCGACCCTCCCTTCGGGAGCGGATCGCACACTTGTCTTGCTTCGCTTGGAAAACAAACCTGGAGCACTAGCTACCTTAGAGTCTTTCAAGGAGCATTCCACTAGTTTTACCCCGTTAGCCAGTCAATCATCCACTGAGAAGAACGGTACTGGAGACCTTTTCTTCCTAATGGAAGCAGAAGGGCACAGCACGCAGCTACAAGCTAGCAACTCCCTTCTAGAGCTATCCAGATACTGTCTGACTGTAAAAATTCTAGGCAGCTATCCTAGGCAATAGTACGGTGGAATTAACACGCGAACATCATGACTTAGGGTACTGCACCAACAATAAAGGGAAAGGAGAATAACAAAATCCAAATTTTGGGCACGGACTAGCATGATAGTCAAGAGACTAGGTGGGCTATACAAGTTCATTCTATGATAGTACTATCCAACTGATAGTGGGTGTCGCCGCGGGTTGTGTGTGGTAGGCCAAATGGGGTTAAGGAACGCTTGTCTAGGCATCTCACGCGCAGGGCGCAGATAAGGGGGGATCTATCCGGCGCTATTTAGTTTCTCAAAATGTTGCTGCTCTTTGTTAGTTAAGAGGGCTTCGGTCTCTTTATACTGCGTATTGATAGAGAGCATGGCTTCATACTGTGCCAGGGCTTGGATATAACCAAACCGTGCTTGGAGGACGGCGGTTTGCGACTGGAGTAATTTGATCTTGGCATTAAAAACTTCCAGTTGGGTTCCTACGCCACTGTCAAATTGCTCGCGGGCCAGTCGAAGTGTTCCCGCCGCCTGCACTACATTGGCTTGTTGGCTCCTTATAACCTCTTGAGCCTGCCGTAAGTCGGCAATGCTCTGCTGAATACTGGCAATAACAGAGCGTGCACTGTTGTCGTATCTGATTCTAGACTGCTCCAGCAACGCCTTAGATTGTATGACCTCGCTGCTATAGGCATTGAGTCCACCAAAGACGTTCCAAGTCCCATTAAGACCGAAAAACCATCCACCCGTAGCTCTCCTAGGATGGGAGCGGGTATTGTTTTGAACGAGATATCCACCACCTAAAGTGATCTTAGGATACCTATTAGAAATAGCTTCCCTGACCGAAGCTGCTTGCGAGAGGATGCACTCTCGCTGGGCTTTTAGAATTGGACTTCTGGCAAGTCCTATTCGAACGGCTTCTTCTGAAGAGACGGCGCAGAACCTTACCTCTAGATCACCTACCACACGAAAGGGAATCTCTGCGTGTTTCGTATAGTTCATTCCGAGAAGTTTAACAAGTTGATGCTGAGAGATGCACAAGTTGTTCTGCACTCTCACCAGAGTAGACGCCGCACTAGCAACGGCTGCCTGAGCCTGGAGTACGTCCAGCTTTGGAACGGTGCCCACCTGGTAGTGCTTCTTTTGGCTCTCTAACTGGTCTTCTAGCAGGGCAACAGATTGCTCCTGAACTGCGACGAGAGCGCGATCGAGAATGACTCGAAAAAATGCAGTTTTTACCTGTGCAATAACACTATCGATTGTGCTGCGTAAGGTAAAGAAAGACATATTCTCCTGATGTTTTACGGCTCGCATGCCGGCTAAACTTCCTCCCCCGTCGAATACCAGCTGTTGGGCGGCGAGTTGTGTCTTCCAAAAAAAGTGATTCACCGTACCGCGTCCACTAGGGAATTTCATGGGAGAGCTATCTGTAACGGGCGGAATCTCATTAAAGGCGTTGGTAATTGAAGATGGCACATCTTGAAAAGCACTAGTTGCGACAAGTCGTGGCAGAAGCTGGGCACGTGTGCTAATAAGCTTTCCATGAACAGACCGGATTTGCTGGATGGAATTCAGGATTTCTGGATTGTGTCGAAGCGCATATCGCATGGCATCGTTGAGAGTGAGAAGCTTGGGATTAATGCCAAGTTTTTTTATCCTATCGGGACGGACATGAGGAACGCTATCACTGGCAAGCAATGGTGTTACAAAGAGTACACCAGAGGCGGAAAAATTCGCTACGGAGGCCAGTGACATCCGGTTAGACCGACGAGAACAGAAAGGTACTGGTAGAGACGTCAGTGGAAAAAAGGGAGTAGCTTGGTAGGATGCGACTGGAAAAGAACTTTGTGCCCCCGAAGAGGGAATAAGAAAAAATGACGGGGAAGTAATCGAAAGCTCTGCCTGGAGAGAAGTAGTAAAAAGGACAGTACTCAACACACTTCCCAGATGCCACTTTCTAACTAGCAGGCGTAGGTCTTCTTGAAAGTTACACCTGGCTAATTGACCTTCAGGACGGGTACTCGACAACTTGCCAACTGCTGTGACTCTTTTTTCAAAAGGGGAATTTCTTCTATAGCACTGACTATCCTGCCCTTCCAAGATGTTACTCCTCATAGTGTGAGCCTGGCAGCATGCAAGCGGCATCCTGCAATATTGGAACGGGG
Proteins encoded in this region:
- the pheA gene encoding chorismate mutase, translated to MADTMPIIQQKAASAAETPVKLETLREQIDAVDAQILSLLNKRVTMVRRIGELKQQEGLPIYAPDREEKLLRHLVEKNNSALSAASVHAIYREIISACRALEKEVVVACLGLAAGITHQAACRRFGSTVQYAFCQEAAEVFRRVTKNEADCGVIPIATGTTEVRSSVAAQLLSDLARTELSICAEISLDSRNGGSDRFLVLNRVPTLPSGADRTLVLLRLENKPGALATLESFKEHSTSFTPLASQSSTEKNGTGDLFFLMEAEGHSTQLQASNSLLELSRYCLTVKILGSYPRQ
- a CDS encoding TolC family protein encodes the protein MLSTVLFTTSLQAELSITSPSFFLIPSSGAQSSFPVASYQATPFFPLTSLPVPFCSRRSNRMSLASVANFSASGVLFVTPLLASDSVPHVRPDRIKKLGINPKLLTLNDAMRYALRHNPEILNSIQQIRSVHGKLISTRAQLLPRLVATSAFQDVPSSITNAFNEIPPVTDSSPMKFPSGRGTVNHFFWKTQLAAQQLVFDGGGSLAGMRAVKHQENMSFFTLRSTIDSVIAQVKTAFFRVILDRALVAVQEQSVALLEDQLESQKKHYQVGTVPKLDVLQAQAAVASAASTLVRVQNNLCISQHQLVKLLGMNYTKHAEIPFRVVGDLEVRFCAVSSEEAVRIGLARSPILKAQRECILSQAASVREAISNRYPKITLGGGYLVQNNTRSHPRRATGGWFFGLNGTWNVFGGLNAYSSEVIQSKALLEQSRIRYDNSARSVIASIQQSIADLRQAQEVIRSQQANVVQAAGTLRLAREQFDSGVGTQLEVFNAKIKLLQSQTAVLQARFGYIQALAQYEAMLSINTQYKETEALLTNKEQQHFEKLNSAG
- the hpf gene encoding ribosome hibernation-promoting factor, HPF/YfiA family, with the protein product MHIHLSPRHLVLTAAIHSYVANKISHLEEMTEQILAAHVVLLHDETRTKKYVIKVHLAIPGPDIYAEDAEDDLYAAIDKVSTKLARLLRKRKTKIQERKKHISQLAKESSKRGYGRR